The genomic interval TTGCCGCTGGCGCCGGGTGCGAACGGGCAGCCGCCCAGGCCGCCGAGGGAGCCGTCGACCATGGTGGCGCCGGCCGCGATCGCGGCCAGCGTGTTGGCGACGCCCATGCCCCAGGTGTCGTGGCCGTGGAAGACGATGCGGCGCTCGGGCGTTCGCTCGCGAACGGCGGAGACCAAGGCGCTGACCTGTGCCGGATGCGCCTGGCCGAGGGTGTCGGCGAGCACGATGTCGGCGGCACCCGCGGTCCGCGGATCGTTCGCGATCGCGAGCACGCGTTCCGGATCGACCGGGCCGTCGAACGGGCAGGTGAAGCTGGTGGCCAGGCAGAGTTGAACGGCGCCGCCGGCCTCGCGCGCGATCCGGACCGCGTCCGGCATGGCTGCCACGCTGTCCTCGGCCGTGCGGCCGATATTGGCCTTGTTGTGCGCGTCGGAGACCGACAGGCAGTACTGGAAGTTGCGCACGCCGACGGCCGCGGCCTTCTCGACATGCCGTGGCGTCGCGACCCAGAGCCAGCAGCGCTGTAGCTCGTCCGGGGTCAGGGCGGCGACGAGTTCCATGGTGTTCGCCATCGGCGGCACCAGGTCGGGCCGCGCCATGGAGCCGATCTCCAGTTCGGGGACACCGAGCGCCAGCAACCGGCGCACGATATCGACCTTGCGTTCGGTGGGCAGCACCTTGCCGGTCAACTGCAGGCCGTCACGCAGGGTCACATCGCGCAGGACCGCTGTCACTTCTCTTCGCGTGATCGTGCGGGTACGCACATCACGCCTGCCCAGGACCTCCGATTCGCGCCGGCCGGATTGGGATGCACTGTCGGCCTGCTCGGCGCCGGGGAACGGAGCTCACCTCTGCTGCGTCCTGCCGGGCGTCTGCGTCCACGCCGCCTACTCATGCCCGGCACCCTATCGGCGTAGGGCGCGTTACGCGAGCACCGGCCCCCGCGTCGGCGCGCTGATCATGCCCGGACGACGGCGGCGTGCTCACACTGCACCGCCGTTCAGCGCGTCGATCTCCTGGTCGGTCAGGCCGAGTAGATCGGAGAGCACCGCACGGGTGTGTTCGCCGAGATCGGGCCCGACATTGCGGATCGGCAGCGATTGCCCGCCGATGACCGGGACGATGCCGGTGAAACCGACCTGCTTGGGCTCGGGTTCGCCGACGTCCACCGGGAACGACTGAATCATGTTGCGCGACTTCAATTGTTCGTCGGCTACCAGGTCGGCGGCGGTGTAGATCGGGCCGCACGGAATAGCGGCTTCCTCGAGGATCTTCAGGGCTTCGTCGCGGGTGTGCCGGATGGTCCACTCCGCGATCGCGGCGTCCAGGCGTTCCCGGTTGGTCCAGCGGCCCCAATTGTCCTGCAGGCCCGGGTCGGCGGCCAGGTCCGGACGGTCGATGACGCGCATATAGCGCTGGAAGATGGCGTCACCGTTGCCGCCGATGATGATGCTGACGCCGTCACTGCACGGATAGGCGTTGCTCGGGGCGATGCCCTCCATCCGGCCGCCGACGCGTTCCCGTTTGATGCCGTAGGCCAGATAGTCGGGGACCAGCGATTCCATCACCGACAGGATGGATTCGTTCAGGGCGACATCGATGACACGCTGCTCCAACGGGACCCGCTCGACCCGCTCACGCTGGAACAGTGCCATCACGGTGCCGAACGCGGCATAGATCCCCGCGATGGAATCGCCGATGGAGACGCCGACCCGGACCGGTGGCCGGTCCGGGTCGCCGACCAGTTCGCGCAGACCGCCGACCGCTTCGGCGACGGCCGCGAAGCCGGGGCGCTGCGCCAGCGGCCCGGTCTGGCCGTACGCCGAGATGCGGGTGATCACCAGATCGGGGTTGGCCTCGGAGAGCACCTCCGGACCCAGGCCCCACTTCTCCAGGATCCCGGGCCGGAAGTTCTCCAGCAGCACATCACACTGCTTGATCAGATCGAGGACGATCCGCCGGCCCGCGTCGGTGCGCAGGTCCAGCGTGATGGACTTCTTGTTCCGGTTGATGGTCCGGTACAACATCGAGGTGTCGCCGCCGTAGAGGCGCCAGTTCCGCAGCTCGTCACCGGTTTTCGGGCGCTCCACCTTGATCACCTCGGCACCGAAGTCACCGAGGATGCGCCCGGCCGTCGGTGCGGCCACGTAGTTGCCCAGTTCCAGAACCCGCACCCCGTCGAGCGGCCGAATCTCCATCGTCACGGCCCCCACGATAGGGCCCGGTCCGCCCGGCCGGGGCAGCGCCGAGGATTCAGGCGGCCTGGGCCGCGCTCTCCTCGACGATGGAGTAGTGCTCGGCATTGCCGGCGATGACGGTGCTGCGCGTACCGTCCACGCCGACCGGGATGTCGCCGGCCAGGGTGATGCGGGTGAGGCGGCGGGGTTGGGCGTCGTAGTCGTCCACGGCGTAATGCTGGGTGGCGCGGTTGTCCCAGATCGCGACATCGCCGAGCTGCCAGTTCCAGCGGGTCGTGTTCTCCAGCTTGGTCACCCGGTGCTGCAGCAACTGGAACAGCGCCTGCGATTCGGCGGTGGAGAGGCCGACGAAGTTCTTCACGAAATGCCCGAGCAGTAGTGCGCGCTCCCCGGTGACCGGGTGCACGCGGACCACCGGATGCTCGGTCTCGTAGTAGGTCGACTCGAATTCCGCGCGATAAGCCTGACCCTGCGCGCCGGCCGCATGCTGATCGCTGCGGTCGGCGGCGTAGTCATAGGCATTGGTGTGCCGCGCGCGCAGGTTCTCCACCAGGGCTTTGAGCGGCGCGGGCAGCGACTCGTAGGCGGCGACGGTGGAAGCCCAGGTGGTGGAGCCGCCGTAGCTGGGCAGATGCACCGCGCGCAGGATGGACGCCTTCGGAATGCGGTCCACGAAGGTGACATCGGTATGCCAGCTGTTGGCGCGGCCGTACTCGGAATCGATCGGCAGCGACTTGACACCCTTGGAGGTGACCGTGGGGTGCGGGGTGGTGGGCGCGCCCAGCAGTTCCGCGAATTCGTACTGGCCGTCCTCGGTCAGCTGGTCCTGGCCGCGGAAGAAGATCACCTTGTGCTCGTGCAGTGCGTCTTGGATCAGTGCGACCGTCTCGGCGTCCAGAGCACCGCTCAACCGGACGCCATCGATGCGCGCGCCGATCCGGCTGCCGAGTTTTACCACTGTTGCTGAATCGACGGACATGTAAGGGCCTTTCGCTCGAACGTTTGCTGTGTTCGAGCACACCAGCGGGGCCGCCGAGCGAACAGGTTTACCCTCAGCCGGATCGAAACGCGCTACCCGACGTGCTCGCGCAGGTAGGCGATGTCGTCGGCGACACCGTCGGCCGGGGTTTCCAGCACCACCGGGGCACCCGCGGTGCGGCACACCTCGGCGAGCAACTCCGGATCGATGGTGCCCTCGGACAGGTTGGCGTGCCGGTCGGCTCCGGAATTGAACTCGTCGCGCGAGGAGTTAAGGTGCACCAGGTCGATACGGCCAGTGATGGCTTTGATGCGATCCACCACGCCGACCAGTTCCTCCCCACCCGCCCAGGCGTGACAGGTGTCCAGGCAGAAACCCGCGCCGAAATCGCCGACCGCGTCCCATAGCCGGGCGATGGAATCGAAATGCCGTGCCATGGCGTGATTGCCGCCCGCGGTGTTCTCGATCAGGATCGGCACCGCGAAGCCGCCCTTGTCCTGCTGGCGTTCGAAGAGCTTGCGCCAGTTGATGATTCCGGCCTCGATCTCGGCGTCGGACCGGACATGGCCGCCGTGCACGACCAGGCCGAACGCACCCAGCTCGGCGGCCGCCGCGGCCTGCAGGGCGACCGCCTGGCGCGAGGGCATACGCAGCCGGTTGTTCGTGCTGGCCACGTTGATCTGATACGAGGAGTGGATCACCACGTCGATCTCGCTGGCCTTGATCTGCTCGGCCAGCGGATGCGGCTTCGGTTTGTCCCAGCTCTGCGGATCCACAACGAAGAACTGGACGACTTCGGCGCCGAGTTTCGCACCCAGGCCGATCGGGTCGCTGTCCTGGCGGACATGGGCTCCAATTCGCATGAGGTCGAGCTTAGGCCGGGCCACCGACAAACCAGCGCGAGCGGGCGATAATCGAGGTGTTGCAGGAGCGCGGGCCCGGGAGATACATCGGTAGGATCCGCGTGCTCGGCCCGATGAGGGGGTGTACCCACTGTGTTGCAAGCTGGCGAGGTCTTTGCCGGTTACGTCGTCAAACGCGTGCTCGGCCAAGGCGGCATGGGCACCGTCTACCTGGCGCAGCATCCGCGGCTGCCCCGCCTCACGGCGCTGAAGTTGCTGGACCGCGAGCTCTACGGCGACGACGAGATCCGCCGGCGCTTCGAGCGCGAAGCCGATCTGGTGGCTCAACTGGACCACCCGAACATCGTCACCGTCTACGACCGCGGCGCCGAGGGTGACCAGCTGTGGATCTCCATGCAGTTCGTGGCCGGCTCTGATGCCGCGAGCGCGGACGTAGACGCTTTGGCGCCCGCACGGGCGGTGCACATCATTTCCGATACCGCCGCCGCCCTGGACTTCGCACACGCCAACGGCGTGCTGCACCGCGACGTGAAACCGGCGAACATCCTGCTCGCCAAGGCCCCGATCGGACAGCCGGAACGGGTGCTACTCACCGATTTCGGGATCGCGGCCATGCGGAATTCCGACACCACGCTGTCGTCGGTGGGGCAGATCACCGCCACCCTCGCCTACGCCGCGCCCGAACAGCTCAGCGGCACCCCGATGGACCACCGGTCCGATCAATATTCGCTGGCGTGCACGTTGTTCTGGATGCTCACCGGGACGCCGCCGTTCGCCGGCGGCAACCCGGCAGTGGTGATGAACGGTCACCTGTTCGGCCCGGTGCCGTCCCTGCGACAAGCCCGCCCCGGCTTGCCACCCGCGCTGGACGGCGTGCTGGCACGGGCCCTGGGCAAGCGGGCCGACGAACGCTTCGCCAGCTGCACCGAATTCGCGACGGCGGCCCGCCAGGCACTGGCCTCCGGTGGGCCGCAACAGCATTCACCGGCACGGCCGCCACAACCGGGCTCGTACCCGGGTTATCCGCTGCCCGGTGCCCGGCCGCCGACCGGGTACACACCGCCCGCCCATGCGGGTTACGGACCGCAGCCGACTCGGCCGTATGCCGGGAGTGGTCCGCAGCCGACTGGGCCGTATGCCAGCGGTCCGCAGCCGACTGCGGCGAATCCTGGGAGCCCGCCGCAGCCGATCGGGCCGTATGCCAGTGGCCCGCAGCCGACTGCGCCGTATCCCGGGCACGCGCCCCAGCGGACTGGGCCGTATGCCAGTGGCCCGCAGCCGACCGCGCCGTATCCAGGGACCCCGCCGCAGCCGACTGGGCTGTATCCCGGCAACGAGCCGCAGTCGACTCGTCCGTCTGGGAACGGTCCGCAGCCGACTGGGCCTTATCCGGGGAATGGTTCGCAGCCGCACGTTCCGCACACCGGTTACCGGCCGCCGACATACCCGTATCCGTCTGCGCCGCCTGCGTATCCGTCCGGGGCGGCCGGGTACACGTCAGGAGTTCCACCGGTACCGAGCGTGCCGCCGGGGACTGGTCTCGCGCCGAATGGTGTTCCGCCAGTGGCAAGTAGGCCATCCAGGCCAGGCATGCCTCCTGTCGCAGGCACGCCGCCGATCTCCGCCAGTCCTTCCAGTGGGGGCACGCCTTCTGGCCTCGGCACGTCTCCTGGTGTGGGCACACCTCCTGCGGCCAGCGCGCCTCGTGGCGCGAGCGGGGTTCCTGGAGCGAACTCGCCTTCTGCTGCGGGCACGTCTTCTGCCGCGGACACGTCCTCTGCCGCGGGCGGGCTTCCTGCCTCCGGTGGCCCGGCGACATCGGGGCCCGTGCCCGCGCGACCGAGCTCGGGCCGAAACCCTATGCCGCCCACGGGGACCGAGTCGCCCTCGCCCGTGCGTCCACCGAGCGCCGATCCGCCCACCCCGTCGGGAAGTGCTGCCGCGCAAGGGCCGTCATCCGGTCGGCGGCGAACTGTGCGACCCATCACTATCGCGCTGCCGGACGCGCCGATCCGGCGTGCTCGGCCGTCCGCCGGCGAACCGGGCCGGGAGCCATAGGGATTCGCTATCGGACGACGGTTGGAACGCCCCGGGGTCCGTGCGCGATACCCGTTCGTCGGCCCTTAGGCGGGTGCGGCAACTGCTAGGGTTTTCGTATTCCGTGGTCGGGCGCCGCCCTGATCGCGTTCTCGTGCTGTACGCCTGTCGCCGGTGGGTCCCGGTGCGGGCGAGAAGTGGAGCAAGACATGCTGGCCAGCGGTGATGTTTTCGCCGGCTATGTCATCGAAAGGCAATTGGGCCGCGGTGGCATGGGTTCGGTCTACCTGGCGAAACATCCGCGGCTGCCGCGGATGACAGCGCTGAAGCTGTTGAACCGGGAGATGTTTCACGACGAGGAGGTGCGGGCGCGGTTCGAACGGGAGGCGGATCTGGTCGCCCGGCTCGACCACCCCAATATCGTCACGGTGTACGACCGCGGGCTCGAGGAAGAGCAGCTGTGGATCTCCATGCAGTACATCGACGGTATCGACGCCGCCTCGGTGGAGCCGCAGTCGCTGCCTCCGGCGCGAGCGGTGCAGATCATCAAGGAAACCGGTGAGGCGCTGGACTACGCGCACGGCATGGGCGTGCTGCACCGCGATGTGAAACCGGCCAATATCCTGCTGGCCCGGTCCGGGAGCGGCCGGGGCGAACGGGTCTATCTCACCGACTTCGGTATCGCGCGGTTGCGCGACGACACCGGACATCTCACCCAGACCGGCACCTTCACCGCGACGCTCGCCTATGCCTCGCCCGAACAGCTCACCGGTTCGCCGCTGGACCATCGATCCGATCAGTACTCGCTGGCCTGCACGCTGTTCTGGTTGTTCACCGGTAGCGGTCCGTTCGCCTCGACCAACCCGGCGCAGGTCATCCAGGGGCACCTGCAAACCGCGCCGCCCGCGTTGAGCAGTGTGCGCGCCGGTCTGCCCTACGCCTTGGACGGTGTGCTGGCCAAGGCGATGGCCAAGCGGCCCGATGATCGATTCCACTCGTGTTCGGAATTCGCCGCGGCCGCGCAGCAGGCGCTGAACGATCGCAGTCAGCCGTCGATACCGCTGGTCGGCGGTCCGCGGCCGGTGACCGGGCCGCAGTTCCCGACGCAGCACAATTCCACCCCGCAGTTCCCGACAGCGGGCGGTATGCACCCGTCCAGCCCGCAGGTGCCGACCTATCCGATGGGGCAGGCCAGCGGCCCGCACTCGCTGTCCGGCGCGCCGACGGCGATCACGCCCGCGCCGCGACCGGCCCAGCACACCATGCCGGTGGGTTCGCCCGCGCCGCAACCGAATCCGTCGAACTCCGGGCCCTATGCCGCACAGCACGCGTACGCCCCGCAGGGCGGATACAACGCGCCGCGTCCGCCGGGGCCGCGGAAGTCCAACGCGGGCCTCATCGTCGGCGTGGTCGTGGGTGCGGTGGTGCTGGTGATCGCGCTGCTGGCTGTGATCGGCGTGGTGGTCGATGACGATACCGGGACGACGCCGACGCGTACCGCGACCGCCTCGGCGACCGCGACGGCCACCTCCACCAGCAACGCGCCGGCGCAGACGGCGAGCGTGGACGCGATCAGCCGGGAGTTCCCGAGCCTGGTCCCGGCTGAAACCGACGGCGACTCCGGTTACAACGGGTCGACCTGCAGTTCGCACACCGCCAGCTCGCCGCCCAATCCGACCGATGGCACACCGGATTTCGGCAAGTGGGGCTTCGCGTGGGACTGCTACGGCGGCGGCGACAACGACGACCCGTTCTACACGATCTACATGTATAACTCGGCCGCCGACGCCCAGGCCGCGCTGAACAACCTGCCCAAGGACGCCACCAAGTCCACCGAGACCAACGCCGGAAAGTCTTACACCAACTACAAATTCAACGACAGCGGCCCGAAGATGGTGACGGTGTTCACCGGATCCCGCGGGCAGTACCTGATGTACACCGACGGGATCGCGGGCAGCATCGACGAGGTGCTGCGCTGGTGGCGTTCGGCGCCACTGTGATTGTCAGAGAACGGATTCCACCGCACCGCGCAGTGCGGCGTCGCCGGGGGTGACGGTCGGCCGGAACCGCCCGGCCACCTTGCCCTCGCGGTCGATCAGGAATTTCTCGAAGTTCCACTGGATGTCGCCGGCGGCACCCTCGGTGTCGGCGGTGGCCACCAGCTCCGCGTACAGCGGGTGCCGGTTTTCGCCGTTGACCTCGGTCTTCTCCAACAGCGGGAAGTCCACCCCGTAGGTGGTGGCGCAGAACTGCGCGATCTCCTCGGCGCTACCGGGTTCCTGGCCCATGAACTGGTTGCACGGCACACCGACGACGGTGAAGCCCTGCGGCCCGTAGGTCTGCTGCAACTCCACCAGTCCCGAATACTGCGGAGTCAAACCACATTTCGACGCCACATTGACCAGCAGCACGGCTTTGTCCCCGGCCAGCTCCGCCAGCGTGGTCGGCTCGCCGTCCAAGGTCCGCAGCGCGATATCACGAATGCTCATTCGCCCCACGCTACTGGATCCGCCTCGGGTCGGAGCCTGGTCCGAGCGGCTACGACCAGGGGAGTCAGGGGAAATCCGGATGGCGCGGCGGGAGATCGCCCGACAGACTGGAGGGCATGACTTCGCACGCTGTGGGTACCGACACCGCCGAAAAGGCGGCTCCGACCGATGTCGCGGCCCGTGCCATCGATGTGTCCAAGATCTACGGTTCGGGAGATACGCAGGTCACGGCCCTGGATGCGGTGTCGGCAGAGTTCGCGAAGGGTGAGTTCACCGCCATCATGGGGCCCTCGGGTTCGGGGAAGTCGACCCTGATGCACTGCCTGGCCGGGCTGGACAGCGCGAGCTCGGGCGCGGTCCGGATCGGTGACACCGATCTCACCAACCTCTCGGACAAGCAGATGACGGCGTTGCGACGAGATCGGATCGGGTTCGTGTTCCAGGCGTTCAACCTGGTGCCGACGCTCACCGCGCTGGAGAACATCACGCTCCCGTTGGATATCGCCGGGCGCAAGGCGGATCAGCAATGGCTCGACACCGTGCTGAAGCGGCTGGGGCTCACCGATCGGCTCACCCATCGGCCCAGCGAGCTGTCGGGTGGTCAGCAGCAGCGCGTGGCCTGCGCGCGGGCGCTGGCGGGCAAGCCGGAGATCATCTTCGGTGACGAGCCGACCGGCAATCTGGACTCGCGTTCCTCCGGCGAGGTGCTCTCGATCCTGCGCGCCGCGGTGGACGAGTTCGGGCAGACCGTCGTGATCGTCACCCACGAACCGCATGCCGCGGCCTACGCCGACCGGGTGATCTTCCTCGCCGACGGCCGCATCGTGGACGAATTGCGGGATCCCACCGCGGAATCCGTGCTGGACCGGATGAAGGCGCTGGAAACACTCTGATGGCGAGCAATCCCATGCGGAAAGTTGCCCTGCGCAACTTGGCCGCACACAAGGTTCGGCTGGCGCTGACTGTGTTGTCGGTCATCCTCGGCACGGCGTTCATCGCCGGGTCCTTCGTTTTCACCGATACGTTGCAGCGCACGTTCGACGGGATCTTCGAAGGGCAGGCCAAGGGCGTCGATGTGCGGGTGAGCCCGGAGTCGCAGCAATCCTTCGGCGTCCCGCAGGGCGCGGTGGAGAAGATCACCGCTCTCGAGGGAGTGCGGGCGGTCGCGCCCGGCGTGAACGGGCCGCTGGTGCTGCTGAATTCGGCGGGCAAACCGGTGCAGACCGGCGGCGCGCCGAGCTGGGGACAGTCCTATGTGCCGCCGGAGCAGGCGGTCGAGGAGCCGCCGAAGTTCGTGCAGGGTGTGCCGCCGAGCAAGCCGGGCGAGGTCGCGATCAATTCCGGTGGCGCCGAACGCTCCGGGCTGAAAGTCGGCGACCGCGCCAAGGTGATCATCCCGGCGCGGAGCACCCAGGATCGCCCCGCGCTCGAGGTCGCGATCACCGGTGTCTTCGAGACTCCCTCCGACACCGGCGGTTTCATCGGTCTGCTGTTCGAGGACAAGCAGGCGCGCCAGCTTTTCACCGACGGCTCGCACGTGGCCTATATCGATATCGCCGTTCAGCCCGGTGTCGCCGTCAACGACCTGCGGGACCGAGTCGCCGCCGAGGTCAAGGGTTTCAAGGTCCAGAACGGTGACCAGGTGCGCGAAGACATGAAGGCGCAGCTGGGTGAGGCGTTGAAGTTCATCAACTACTTCCTGCTCGCCTTCGGCGGTATCGCGCTCATCGTGGGCACCTTCATCATCTACAACACCTTCTCCATGATCGTGGCGCAGCGGCTGCGGGAGTTGGCGCTGCTGCGCGCGGTCGGCGCGAGCAGGCAGCAGGTGGGCCGGACAGTGGTCTCCGAGGCTTTGGTCATCGGAATCATCGGCAGCGTCATCGGTTTGGTGGCGGGCGTGGCACTCGCCTACGGGTTGTCCGCCGTATTGAACGCCTTCGATCTGGGCTTGCCGACCGGTTCCATGGCGGTGCTGCCGCGCACCATCGTCGTCGGCCTGGTCGTCGGCATCGGGGTGACGGTGATCAGTGCCTACGCGCCAGCCCGCCGGGCGGCGAAGATTCCGCCCGTCGAGGCCATGCGCGAGGAGTACAAGTCGAGCGATGAACCGCTGCGGCTGGGTCAGGTCATCGGCGCGGCCGTCGGCATGCCGGGCGTGGCGCGGTTCCTGGCCGGCAATTCGCTGCGGTTGCGCACGAGCGTCGGTTCGGTGCTCGGCGTCGCCGGCATCGTCGCGGTGGTGGTCGGGGCGCAGGGCACCGGAGGTCGCGCGGCGAGCATCGTCGGCGGCGGTGCGCTGGCGTTGATCCTGGCCGTACTGCTGGTGCTGCCGGCGTTGTCTCGTCCGGTTGTCGGCGGGCTCGGCGTGCTCATCCGCCCGTTCGGGCCGATCGGGCACATGGCCCGCAACAACGCCGTCCGCAACCCGCGCCGGACGGCGGCGACGGCGTTCGCGTTGACGCTCGGTCTGATGCTGGTCTCGGCCATCGGCATGCTCGGCGCCTCGGCCAAAGCCAGCGTAAGTGTGCTGGTGGACAAGGGGATTCAAGCCGATTACACCCTCGCGGGCCCGCAGAACTCGATGATCGGGCTCTCGCTCGGGGTGCCCGACGCGGTGCGCAAGGGCGTGCCGGACGCGGCCGATGTCGTCGGCTTCCGTGGCGCGGCCTTCCGCGTCGACACCGATCAGATGCGCGGTGTGTCACCGGACGCGCCGATGGACAACGTGTTCAACACCGAAATTCTGCAGGGCTCCCGCACACTCGGTGAACGCACCGTGCTGGTCTCCGACAGCGAAACCGCCGAGCACGGGTGGAAGGTCGGTCAGCAGATCGAACTGACCACCTTGGACAAGAATCAGAAGGTGCCCGCCACCGTCGGCGGTGTGTTCCGGGACAATCCGCTACTCGGCGACATGGTGCTCGCACCGAAGCTGTTCGACCAGGTCATACCGCCGGCGTTCCAGAACAACTTCTTCGTGCTGGTCAGCGCGAAACCGGGCGCGGATCTGGCCGCTATGCGGACCCAGCTGGAGAAGGCCACCGAAAGCTTCGCGGTCGTTCAGGTTCAGGATCGGGAGCAGGTCAAGGGCGCACAGGGCCAGCAGATCAACACCATGCTCGCCATCCTGTACGGCCTGCTCGCCTTGGCGGTGGTGATCGCCATCCTCGGCATCATCAACACCCTGGCATTGTCGGTGGTGGAGCGGCGTCGCGAAATCGGCATGCTGCGGGCGGTCGGTACCCAGCGCGCTCAGGTGCGCCGCACCATCTACCTGGAGTCCATGCTGATCGCCGTCTTCGGCGCGATCGTCGGCGTGATCCTCGGGCTGGGACTGGGAATCGGATTCCTGCGCACCCTCGCCGACCTGGGCATCGACCAGATCGCCATTCCGTGGGGCCAGCTCGTCGCGGTGCTGATCAGCTCCGCCGTGGTCGGCGTCTTGGCCGCGCTGTGGCCGGGGATCCGGGCGGCGCGGACACCGCCGCTGGCCGCCATCGCGGATCTGTAGAAGGTAGGTTCGCCGGTCAGCTCATGTGGCGATCGAACCATTCCTGGCTCGGCCCGCCGTATTCTCCGCTCGGCGGGTTCGGGCCGAATTCGGTGCAGTAGTCGGTCGCCAGCTCCTCGATGACAGCGCTCGCGTCGACCGCGCGCCAAGCGGGTGGAATCGCCGCCGCGCCGAAGCAGGCGCCGAGGATGCTGCCGCAGATCGCGCCGGTGGCGTCGCTGTCGCCGGAGTGGTTGACCGCGAGCAGGATTCCGTTGCGGACCATCTGCTCCGGCGTCCCGCCGACGGTCTGCGCCGCCAGGGCCGCGTAGAGGGCGATGGACAGCGCCTCCGGTGCGATCCAGCCGGGGCCCAGGGATTCGGTGTCCTCCGGGCGCGGCATTCGGGCGCCCACCCGGTCGGCGAGCCGGACCGCGGCCTCCAGGGCGGCCGAAGTCTCCTCGTGCCCTTCGTATTTGCGCAGTTCGATGCGGGCTCGATCGATGGCGGCGCGCAGGTCGGTGCCGCGAATCAGCTCGTAGACGATGACCGCGAGGGTGCCCGCGGGCAGCCACCCGCTCGGGTGGCCGTGGGTCAGGGCGGCCGCGTCGCAACCCAATTCGAAGACGAACTCCACGGCCAAGCCAGTGCGGTCGAGCAGGTAGCCGAAACCGCACGGCGCGCAGCGGGCCAGCGCGGCGCAGCCTTTGGAGTCGTTGATCGGTTCGGCGCGAGTTCCCAACGGCGTGAACGGTTTTCCGCGCGCGCCCGCTTTCTGCAGGGCGGAG from Nocardia goodfellowii carries:
- a CDS encoding ABC transporter ATP-binding protein produces the protein MTSHAVGTDTAEKAAPTDVAARAIDVSKIYGSGDTQVTALDAVSAEFAKGEFTAIMGPSGSGKSTLMHCLAGLDSASSGAVRIGDTDLTNLSDKQMTALRRDRIGFVFQAFNLVPTLTALENITLPLDIAGRKADQQWLDTVLKRLGLTDRLTHRPSELSGGQQQRVACARALAGKPEIIFGDEPTGNLDSRSSGEVLSILRAAVDEFGQTVVIVTHEPHAAAYADRVIFLADGRIVDELRDPTAESVLDRMKALETL
- a CDS encoding ABC transporter permease; translation: MASNPMRKVALRNLAAHKVRLALTVLSVILGTAFIAGSFVFTDTLQRTFDGIFEGQAKGVDVRVSPESQQSFGVPQGAVEKITALEGVRAVAPGVNGPLVLLNSAGKPVQTGGAPSWGQSYVPPEQAVEEPPKFVQGVPPSKPGEVAINSGGAERSGLKVGDRAKVIIPARSTQDRPALEVAITGVFETPSDTGGFIGLLFEDKQARQLFTDGSHVAYIDIAVQPGVAVNDLRDRVAAEVKGFKVQNGDQVREDMKAQLGEALKFINYFLLAFGGIALIVGTFIIYNTFSMIVAQRLRELALLRAVGASRQQVGRTVVSEALVIGIIGSVIGLVAGVALAYGLSAVLNAFDLGLPTGSMAVLPRTIVVGLVVGIGVTVISAYAPARRAAKIPPVEAMREEYKSSDEPLRLGQVIGAAVGMPGVARFLAGNSLRLRTSVGSVLGVAGIVAVVVGAQGTGGRAASIVGGGALALILAVLLVLPALSRPVVGGLGVLIRPFGPIGHMARNNAVRNPRRTAATAFALTLGLMLVSAIGMLGASAKASVSVLVDKGIQADYTLAGPQNSMIGLSLGVPDAVRKGVPDAADVVGFRGAAFRVDTDQMRGVSPDAPMDNVFNTEILQGSRTLGERTVLVSDSETAEHGWKVGQQIELTTLDKNQKVPATVGGVFRDNPLLGDMVLAPKLFDQVIPPAFQNNFFVLVSAKPGADLAAMRTQLEKATESFAVVQVQDREQVKGAQGQQINTMLAILYGLLALAVVIAILGIINTLALSVVERRREIGMLRAVGTQRAQVRRTIYLESMLIAVFGAIVGVILGLGLGIGFLRTLADLGIDQIAIPWGQLVAVLISSAVVGVLAALWPGIRAARTPPLAAIADL